In a single window of the Longimicrobiales bacterium genome:
- a CDS encoding nucleotide exchange factor GrpE, producing MVEDKDGRLAEPGQGTPENGVTAAMDESDTNDGAAAAEASGAGSQLEALQAELATLSDRHLRLAAEFDNYRKRTERERADNYTRAQGDLVRRLLEPIDDLERVGDYTDTAAAASILEGIQLVERKLLQSLNTAGLEAIDPAGQVFDPNAMEAIGIVATDDPAQDGLVADVYQKGYRFSGHLVRPARVRVYQHED from the coding sequence ATGGTGGAAGACAAGGACGGACGACTCGCGGAGCCGGGGCAGGGCACCCCGGAGAACGGTGTGACGGCCGCAATGGATGAGAGCGATACGAACGATGGCGCGGCGGCCGCCGAAGCGTCCGGGGCGGGTTCGCAGCTCGAGGCGCTGCAGGCCGAGCTCGCCACCCTTTCGGATCGTCATCTGCGACTGGCCGCGGAGTTCGACAACTACCGGAAGCGCACGGAGCGCGAGCGGGCCGACAACTACACGCGCGCGCAGGGCGATCTCGTGCGTCGGCTGCTCGAGCCCATCGACGACCTCGAGCGCGTCGGCGACTACACGGACACGGCTGCGGCCGCATCGATCCTCGAGGGGATTCAGCTGGTCGAACGCAAGCTGCTGCAGAGTCTGAACACGGCCGGACTCGAGGCGATCGATCCTGCGGGGCAGGTGTTCGATCCCAATGCGATGGAGGCGATCGGCATCGTCGCCACCGATGACCCCGCGCAGGACGGGCTGGTGGCAGACGTGTACCAGAAGGGGTACCGCTTCAGCGGACACCTGGTCCGGCCGGCGCGCGTGCGCGTATACCAGCACGAGGACTGA
- the dnaJ gene encoding molecular chaperone DnaJ, whose translation MSATASKDYYQILGVSESATADDIKKAYRRLAKQNHPDANPSDPQAAERFKEVGEAYAVLSDETKRRQYDQMRKMGPLGGFGFGHGAAGTRPSPGGVHEERFTFEDLGDLGGLGDLFSSFFDRRRQQQQQQQRTRGRTSAPQRGQDVEYVVEIPFETAARGGRVNISVPVTDSCATCGGSGNAPGSKPKTCPECSGSGTISFGQGGFAVTRPCPVCLGRGSVPTQPCPVCSGSGQVREQRQILLNVPSGVDTGSRLRLSGQGERGNAGAPAGDLIVTFRVQPDRFFRRDGLDVHCTVPINVAQATLGSRIRVRTVDGRKVALRIPPGTQSGTRFRIPQQGIEKGGRRGDQYVQVKIEVPETLDDQQAELMRDFARATNLRY comes from the coding sequence ATGTCGGCTACTGCCTCGAAGGACTATTACCAGATCCTCGGCGTCTCGGAGAGCGCTACCGCCGACGACATCAAGAAGGCATACCGCCGTCTCGCCAAGCAGAATCATCCGGACGCGAACCCGAGCGATCCACAGGCGGCCGAACGCTTCAAGGAGGTCGGTGAAGCGTACGCCGTGCTGTCGGACGAGACCAAGCGCAGGCAGTATGACCAGATGCGCAAGATGGGGCCGCTCGGCGGCTTCGGCTTCGGGCACGGGGCGGCGGGCACGCGCCCATCTCCGGGCGGCGTGCACGAGGAGCGCTTCACCTTCGAGGACCTGGGTGACCTGGGTGGACTGGGCGACCTGTTCAGCTCGTTCTTCGATCGGCGGCGCCAGCAGCAGCAGCAGCAGCAGCGTACGCGCGGTCGCACCAGCGCCCCGCAGCGTGGACAGGACGTCGAATACGTGGTCGAGATCCCGTTCGAGACCGCAGCACGCGGTGGCAGAGTCAACATCAGCGTTCCGGTAACCGACTCCTGCGCGACGTGCGGCGGCTCGGGCAACGCACCGGGAAGCAAGCCGAAGACCTGCCCGGAGTGCAGCGGCTCAGGCACCATCTCCTTCGGCCAGGGCGGCTTTGCGGTGACGCGGCCGTGTCCGGTCTGCCTGGGGCGGGGCAGTGTTCCGACCCAGCCGTGCCCGGTCTGCAGCGGCAGCGGCCAGGTGCGCGAGCAGCGGCAGATCCTGCTCAACGTTCCATCGGGCGTGGATACCGGCTCCAGGCTGCGACTCTCGGGGCAGGGAGAGCGCGGCAACGCCGGCGCTCCCGCGGGCGACCTGATCGTCACGTTCCGTGTCCAGCCCGATCGCTTCTTTCGCCGCGACGGGCTCGACGTGCACTGCACCGTGCCGATCAACGTCGCGCAGGCGACGCTGGGCTCGCGCATCCGCGTTCGCACTGTCGACGGCCGGAAGGTCGCGCTGCGGATTCCGCCCGGAACGCAGTCCGGCACGCGCTTTCGCATCCCGCAGCAAGGGATCGAAAAAGGCGGCCGGCGCGGCGATCAGTATGTGCAGGTGAAGATCGAAGTGCCGGAAACGCTCGATGATCAGCAGGCGGAGCTCATGCGCGACTTTGCGCGCGCGACCAACCTGAGGTACTGA
- a CDS encoding alpha/beta hydrolase, protein MSAVGARSSEGAFEGVGRVRLRYRALEVPQPRAALVVVHGLGEHSGRYERFAQAMTASGVSTYAFDQRGHGVSEGRRGHADRFDVLLQDLDRFVREVSGLVDVRLPMFLLGHSMGGLVALRYLEEYDARFRGGIVLAPWLGTSAEIPRWKTTMAGVFTRVLPSIPIRNGIDTNALSRDPEVVRAYREDPLVHDRITPRLFTEASVAMGAVQRRGDRIRTPLLLMVPDADRIVDAQRTLAFARSLPPDDVTIRIYPGHYHELLNEPDHAATIREVRDWLIARL, encoded by the coding sequence ATGAGCGCCGTCGGCGCACGCAGCAGCGAGGGCGCCTTCGAAGGTGTCGGCAGGGTTCGGCTCCGATACCGCGCCCTGGAAGTGCCGCAGCCGCGCGCCGCGCTCGTCGTCGTACACGGGCTCGGTGAGCATTCCGGCAGGTACGAGCGGTTTGCGCAGGCCATGACGGCGAGCGGTGTGTCGACATACGCCTTCGACCAGCGCGGGCACGGAGTGTCGGAGGGACGGCGCGGGCACGCCGACCGCTTCGATGTCCTGCTGCAGGACCTCGACCGCTTCGTGCGCGAGGTGAGCGGGCTGGTGGATGTGCGGCTCCCCATGTTTCTGCTCGGTCATTCCATGGGTGGGCTGGTCGCGCTCCGCTACCTCGAGGAGTACGATGCCCGCTTCCGGGGTGGGATCGTCCTGGCGCCCTGGCTCGGCACCTCGGCCGAGATTCCGCGCTGGAAGACGACGATGGCGGGTGTGTTCACACGGGTGCTGCCGTCGATCCCGATCAGGAACGGCATCGATACGAACGCCCTTTCGCGGGACCCGGAGGTCGTGCGCGCGTACCGCGAGGACCCGCTCGTTCACGACCGCATCACGCCGCGCCTGTTCACCGAAGCGTCCGTCGCGATGGGCGCCGTTCAGCGTCGTGGTGACCGCATCCGCACGCCGCTCCTCCTGATGGTGCCGGACGCCGACCGCATCGTCGACGCGCAGCGCACACTCGCCTTCGCCCGCTCACTCCCGCCGGACGATGTCACGATCCGCATCTATCCGGGACACTATCATGAGCTGCTCAACGAGCCGGACCACGCAGCCACGATCCGGGAAGTGCGGGACTGGCTCATTGCTCGGCTTTAG